A genomic region of Mycobacterium sp. Aquia_213 contains the following coding sequences:
- a CDS encoding TetR/AcrR family transcriptional regulator has translation MGKRQESREQIETRIVELGRRHLVDRGAAGLSLRAIARDLGMVSSAVYRYVSSRDELLTLLLIDAYSDLANAVDRARDTADELWSDDVVAIARAARRWAVEHPEQWALLYGSPVPGYHAPAERTVGVGTRVVGAIFDAIAAGITTGDIRLTNTVVSQPMSSDFDRIRQEFSFPGDDAVIAKCFLFWAGVLGAISLEVFGQYGADTVTDPEAVFDTQLGLLVDMLAQH, from the coding sequence GTGGGCAAACGCCAGGAGTCGCGGGAACAGATCGAGACGCGCATCGTCGAGCTGGGCCGTCGCCACCTGGTCGATCGCGGCGCGGCCGGGCTGTCGCTGCGTGCGATCGCGCGCGACCTGGGCATGGTCTCCTCGGCGGTGTACCGATACGTGTCCAGCCGAGACGAATTGCTCACCCTGCTGCTCATCGACGCCTATTCGGACCTGGCCAACGCGGTGGACCGGGCCCGCGACACCGCGGACGAACTGTGGAGTGACGACGTCGTCGCCATCGCCCGGGCGGCGCGGCGCTGGGCGGTGGAGCATCCCGAGCAATGGGCGCTGCTGTACGGCAGCCCGGTTCCCGGATATCACGCGCCCGCCGAGCGCACCGTCGGCGTCGGCACCCGCGTGGTGGGAGCCATCTTCGACGCCATCGCCGCCGGGATCACCACCGGAGATATCAGGCTGACCAATACTGTTGTCTCCCAACCGATGTCGTCTGATTTCGACCGGATCCGGCAAGAGTTCAGCTTTCCCGGCGACGACGCCGTCATCGCCAAGTGCTTCTTGTTCTGGGCCGGGGTGCTGGGGGCCATCAGCCTCGAGGTGTTCGGCCAGTACGGCGCCGACACCGTGACCGATCCGGAGGCCGTCTTCGACACTCAGCTCGGCCTGTTGGTGGACATGCTCGCCCAGCACTGA
- a CDS encoding nitroreductase/quinone reductase family protein: MSTRYEEPNRAARAGNAVIRLLADLGVSIAGTRALRVRGRKSGKQRAVVINLLTIDGVDYLVSPRGNTQWARNVRAAGVVEVGPRWRRRRVEAIEVDDAAKPALLKRYLDRWYWQVKGYVAGLTPESSEDEFRAGAPSIPVFVLRSL; encoded by the coding sequence ATGTCCACCCGCTACGAAGAACCCAACCGGGCCGCCCGCGCCGGTAACGCCGTCATCCGCTTGCTCGCCGACCTCGGGGTCAGCATCGCCGGAACCCGGGCGCTGCGGGTCCGGGGACGCAAGTCGGGCAAGCAGCGCGCCGTGGTGATCAACCTGCTGACCATCGACGGTGTGGACTACCTCGTCTCGCCGAGGGGCAACACGCAGTGGGCGCGCAACGTCAGGGCCGCCGGCGTCGTCGAAGTGGGGCCGCGCTGGCGGCGGCGACGCGTCGAGGCCATCGAGGTCGACGACGCGGCCAAGCCGGCGTTGTTGAAGCGCTACCTGGACAGGTGGTACTGGCAGGTCAAGGGCTATGTGGCCGGCCTGACGCCGGAGTCCAGCGAGGACGAGTTCCGGGCCGGCGCACCGTCGATACCGGTGTTCGTGCTCAGGTCACTCTGA